One window of the Niallia circulans genome contains the following:
- a CDS encoding protein arginine kinase produces the protein MSLEKFISKARTSWMCSDGPDSEIVLTSRIRLARNIEGVKFPLLFSKEEAENVIQQVEGAIINESNQPFGQLELLAMNNLNTLEKRVLVEKHLISPQLAEQSPNGAAILSEDEEVSIMINEEDHIRIQCIKPGLQIEEAIKEANTIDDLLEKKVNYAYHVEMGYLTSCPTNIGTGLRASVMMHLPGMVLTQQMNRIIPAIQQLGLVVRGIYGEGSEALGNIFQISNQITLGRSEKDIIEELKSVVTQLIEQEKEARNALAQTSNIQLEDRVFRSYGILCNSRIMETKEAAKCLSDVRLGIDMGYIKNISKSILNELMILTQPGFLQLYAGEEMNPNERDIRRAVLIRERLKLETE, from the coding sequence GTGTCTTTAGAAAAATTTATAAGTAAAGCACGAACTTCATGGATGTGTTCCGATGGTCCCGACTCTGAAATTGTTCTTACCTCTCGAATCCGATTAGCAAGGAATATAGAGGGTGTGAAATTTCCTCTATTATTTTCAAAAGAAGAAGCTGAGAATGTGATTCAACAGGTTGAGGGTGCAATCATAAATGAGTCCAATCAACCCTTTGGTCAATTGGAACTTCTTGCAATGAATAATTTAAATACATTGGAAAAAAGAGTCCTTGTAGAGAAACATTTAATTAGTCCTCAGCTGGCAGAACAATCTCCTAATGGTGCAGCAATCTTATCAGAGGATGAAGAAGTAAGTATTATGATTAATGAGGAAGACCATATTCGTATTCAGTGTATAAAGCCTGGTCTTCAAATAGAAGAAGCGATTAAAGAAGCTAATACAATTGATGATTTATTAGAAAAAAAGGTCAATTATGCTTACCATGTAGAAATGGGATATCTGACAAGCTGTCCAACTAATATCGGAACAGGATTAAGAGCTTCTGTTATGATGCATCTACCGGGAATGGTATTAACCCAGCAAATGAACCGAATCATTCCGGCGATTCAACAGCTTGGCTTAGTAGTTAGAGGAATATATGGAGAAGGCAGCGAAGCCCTCGGAAATATTTTTCAAATTTCTAATCAGATAACACTAGGAAGATCAGAAAAGGACATCATTGAGGAACTAAAAAGCGTTGTTACTCAATTAATTGAGCAAGAAAAAGAAGCAAGGAATGCATTAGCGCAAACCTCAAACATACAATTAGAAGATAGGGTTTTTCGTTCATACGGAATACTGTGTAATAGTCGTATTATGGAAACAAAGGAAGCAGCTAAATGTCTATCCGATGTTCGGTTAGGAATTGATATGGGATATATAAAAAATATATCGAAAAGCATCCTTAATGAATTAATGATTCTTACCCAGCCGGGGTTTCTACAACTATATGCTGGAGAAGAGATGAATCCAAATGAACGCGATATTCGTCGTGCAGTCTTAATAAGAGAAAGATTAAAATTGGAAACTGAATAG
- the clpC gene encoding ATP-dependent protease ATP-binding subunit ClpC — translation MMFGRFTERAQKVLALSQEEAIRLGHNNIGTEHILLGLVREGEGIAAKALQALGLGAEKIQEEVENLIGRGQDTTQTVPHYTPRAKKVIELSMDEARKLGHSYVGTEHILLGLIREGEGVAARVLNNLGVSLNKARQQVLQLLGSSESGNHPGGSAASANTPTLDSLARDLTAIAREGSLDPVIGRSKEIQRVIEVLSRRTKNNPVLIGEPGVGKTAIAEGLAQQIVQNEVPEILRDKRVMTLDMGTVVAGTKYRGEFEDRLKKVMDEIRQAGNIILFIDELHTLIGAGGAEGAIDASNILKPSLARGELQCIGATTLDEYRKYIEKDAALERRFQPITVDEPTSDESIQILKGLRDRYEAHHRVSITDDAIEAAVKLSDRYISDRFLPDKAIDLIDEAGSKVRLRSYTTPPNLKELEVKLEEVRKEKDASVQSQEFEKAASLRDTEQRLREQLEETKKNWKEKQGQENTEVTVEDIASVVSSWTGIPVSKLAQTETDKLLNMENILHNRVIGQEEAVIAISKAVRRARAGLKDPKRPIGSFIFLGPTGVGKTELARALAESMFGDEDAMIRIDMSEYMEKHSTSRLVGSPPGYVGYEEGGQLTEKVRRKPYSVVLLDEIEKAHPDVFNILLQVLEDGRLTDSKGRTVDFRNTVLIMTSNVGASALKQNKYVGFNVQDGDQDYKDMKGKVMEELKRAFRPEFLNRIDETIVFHALEKKHLKEIVTLMADQLVKRLSEQDIQLSITEAAKEKIAEEGYDPEYGARPLRRAIQKHIEDRLSEELLKGTVLTGQQIELDVENGEFTVKVNGAEPAVNLQK, via the coding sequence ATGATGTTTGGCCGATTTACAGAAAGAGCGCAGAAAGTATTAGCACTTTCCCAGGAAGAAGCAATTCGATTAGGTCACAATAATATTGGTACAGAGCATATCTTATTAGGATTAGTCCGTGAAGGAGAAGGAATTGCTGCAAAGGCGTTACAAGCACTTGGATTAGGTGCTGAAAAAATCCAAGAGGAAGTAGAAAACTTGATTGGTCGTGGTCAAGATACAACACAAACCGTACCACATTATACACCCAGAGCTAAAAAAGTGATCGAACTATCCATGGATGAAGCAAGAAAATTAGGTCATTCTTATGTGGGAACAGAGCATATTCTTTTAGGCTTAATTAGAGAAGGCGAAGGGGTAGCTGCTAGAGTATTAAATAATCTAGGTGTAAGCCTAAATAAAGCGCGTCAACAAGTCCTCCAGTTGCTTGGTAGTAGTGAATCAGGAAACCATCCCGGTGGCTCTGCTGCTAGTGCTAATACACCAACGCTTGATAGCTTAGCTAGAGATTTAACTGCTATTGCAAGAGAAGGAAGCCTTGATCCAGTTATAGGGAGAAGCAAAGAAATCCAACGTGTTATTGAAGTATTAAGCAGACGGACAAAAAATAATCCTGTATTAATAGGGGAACCTGGTGTTGGTAAAACTGCTATTGCGGAAGGTCTTGCACAACAAATTGTTCAAAATGAAGTTCCAGAAATTTTGAGAGATAAACGTGTAATGACATTAGATATGGGAACAGTTGTTGCTGGTACGAAATACCGTGGTGAATTTGAAGATCGCTTGAAAAAGGTGATGGATGAAATTCGCCAAGCTGGTAATATCATTCTCTTCATTGATGAGCTGCATACATTAATCGGTGCAGGTGGTGCAGAAGGTGCTATTGATGCATCTAATATTCTAAAGCCATCCTTAGCTAGAGGAGAGCTTCAATGTATTGGTGCCACAACACTAGATGAATATCGTAAATATATTGAAAAAGATGCAGCATTAGAAAGAAGATTCCAGCCGATCACGGTTGATGAGCCTACTAGTGATGAATCTATTCAAATATTAAAAGGCTTAAGAGACCGTTATGAGGCGCACCATCGAGTATCAATTACAGACGATGCAATTGAAGCAGCTGTAAAATTATCTGATCGCTATATTTCAGATCGTTTCTTACCAGATAAAGCAATTGACTTAATTGACGAAGCTGGTTCTAAGGTTCGTTTAAGATCTTATACAACTCCACCTAACTTGAAAGAGTTAGAAGTCAAGTTAGAAGAAGTACGTAAAGAGAAGGATGCTTCTGTGCAAAGTCAAGAATTCGAAAAAGCTGCATCTTTACGAGATACAGAACAAAGATTGAGAGAACAGTTAGAAGAAACGAAGAAAAATTGGAAAGAGAAGCAAGGACAAGAAAATACAGAGGTGACAGTAGAAGATATTGCAAGTGTAGTATCTAGCTGGACTGGAATTCCTGTATCTAAGCTTGCACAAACAGAAACCGATAAATTACTGAACATGGAAAATATCCTTCATAATCGCGTGATTGGTCAAGAAGAAGCCGTTATTGCTATTTCTAAAGCTGTAAGACGCGCAAGAGCTGGCTTGAAAGATCCAAAGAGACCAATAGGTTCCTTTATTTTCCTTGGCCCTACTGGAGTAGGGAAGACCGAACTTGCTCGGGCACTGGCAGAGTCCATGTTTGGTGATGAAGATGCCATGATCCGTATTGATATGTCTGAATATATGGAGAAGCATTCTACTTCTAGATTGGTAGGATCTCCTCCTGGTTATGTAGGATATGAAGAAGGCGGACAATTGACAGAGAAGGTTAGAAGAAAGCCATATTCTGTTGTTCTTTTAGATGAAATTGAAAAAGCGCATCCCGATGTATTTAATATTTTACTTCAAGTGCTGGAGGATGGTCGCTTAACAGATTCGAAAGGAAGAACGGTTGATTTCCGAAACACAGTGTTAATTATGACTTCCAACGTTGGAGCTTCTGCATTAAAACAAAATAAATATGTTGGTTTTAATGTGCAAGATGGAGATCAAGATTATAAAGATATGAAGGGCAAAGTAATGGAAGAGCTGAAAAGAGCATTCCGTCCAGAGTTCTTAAACCGTATCGATGAAACAATTGTTTTCCATGCATTAGAGAAGAAGCATTTAAAAGAAATTGTTACTTTAATGGCAGATCAGTTAGTTAAACGTCTATCAGAACAGGATATTCAATTGAGTATCACAGAAGCGGCCAAAGAAAAAATTGCGGAAGAAGGCTATGATCCAGAGTATGGAGCGAGACCACTTCGTCGTGCAATACAAAAGCATATAGAAGATCGATTATCTGA